The following are from one region of the Streptomyces decoyicus genome:
- a CDS encoding GTP-binding protein — protein sequence MPGYDTPAQEAAPVKILIAGGFGVGKTTLVETVSEIEPLRTEERLTSAGVGVDDLDGIESKAVTTVAMDFGRITLTDAQVVLYLFGTPGQERFWFMWDDLLYGALGAIVLVDTRRLDRSFPAIDFFENRGLPFVVAANCFHGEQPYTAEEIRAALHLRDPKTPIRMLDARSRDEARGALLALLDMLIIKAGVAATG from the coding sequence TTGCCCGGATATGACACCCCTGCCCAGGAAGCGGCCCCCGTCAAGATCCTCATCGCTGGGGGGTTCGGCGTCGGCAAGACGACCCTGGTCGAAACGGTCTCCGAGATCGAACCGTTGCGCACCGAGGAGCGGCTGACGAGCGCAGGCGTCGGCGTCGATGACCTCGACGGCATCGAGTCCAAGGCGGTTACCACCGTCGCGATGGACTTCGGCCGCATCACCCTCACCGACGCACAGGTCGTGCTCTACCTGTTCGGCACACCTGGCCAGGAGCGCTTCTGGTTCATGTGGGACGACCTGCTGTACGGGGCACTCGGGGCGATCGTCCTTGTTGACACACGACGCCTTGACCGTAGTTTCCCGGCCATCGATTTCTTCGAGAACCGAGGGCTTCCGTTCGTGGTCGCCGCGAACTGCTTCCACGGCGAACAGCCGTACACCGCCGAGGAGATCAGGGCGGCGCTGCATCTGCGTGACCCGAAGACACCCATCCGTATGCTCGATGCCCGCTCCCGTGACGAAGCTCGCGGTGCCCTGCTCGCGCTTCTCGACATGCTCATCATCAAAGCTGGGGTCGCGGCGACCGGTTGA
- a CDS encoding roadblock/LC7 domain-containing protein has product MTTPTNDMIYSVLDNNLSRIAGIKGAVLLSNDGIKLSSYELERDQAERIAAASSGIASTMKAISREVDGGRVIRQLVEMDDSYLCIVGCGEGSTLIVVTSRKARLGELGGEAVRTAQALGEWLSTPERGQAQRS; this is encoded by the coding sequence ATGACGACGCCAACGAACGACATGATCTACAGCGTCCTGGACAACAACCTGAGCAGGATCGCCGGCATCAAGGGAGCCGTACTCCTGTCCAACGACGGGATCAAACTCAGCTCGTACGAGCTGGAACGGGACCAGGCGGAGCGCATAGCCGCCGCGTCCTCCGGTATCGCTTCCACGATGAAGGCGATATCCAGGGAGGTCGACGGCGGCCGGGTGATCCGCCAGCTGGTCGAGATGGACGACAGCTATCTCTGCATCGTCGGGTGCGGGGAGGGCAGCACGCTTATCGTGGTGACCTCCCGCAAGGCGCGGCTAGGGGAGCTGGGCGGTGAAGCCGTGCGTACCGCCCAGGCGCTCGGTGAGTGGCTGAGCACGCCTGAGCGCGGCCAGGCGCAGCGCTCGTAA
- a CDS encoding DUF742 domain-containing protein → MADEPGPREGGRRRTRLYALTDGRTAAAHAALTMDTTITAVAVADGHGGLPSEWQAILAMCSPPGGLAVAEIAARMHIRLTPMTLLLGELADRGLIEHRSPLEGAETTNVHLLMRIRDNLARI, encoded by the coding sequence ATGGCGGACGAGCCTGGGCCGCGAGAGGGAGGCCGCCGCCGGACGCGGCTGTACGCGCTGACCGATGGACGTACGGCGGCTGCACACGCCGCCCTCACCATGGACACCACGATCACGGCCGTGGCCGTCGCGGACGGCCACGGCGGTCTGCCCAGCGAGTGGCAGGCCATCCTCGCGATGTGCTCGCCTCCGGGCGGCCTGGCGGTCGCCGAGATCGCGGCGCGCATGCACATCCGCCTCACTCCCATGACGCTTCTTCTCGGCGAACTCGCGGATCGGGGGCTGATCGAGCACCGGTCGCCCCTTGAAGGGGCCGAGACCACCAATGTCCACCTGCTCATGAGAATCAGGGACAACCTTGCCCGGATATGA